One region of Carassius gibelio isolate Cgi1373 ecotype wild population from Czech Republic chromosome A1, carGib1.2-hapl.c, whole genome shotgun sequence genomic DNA includes:
- the LOC128018360 gene encoding transmembrane channel-like protein 7 isoform X2, whose product MQEKQHEKQQRLQQGGALTGWGLWRLNVHRSLKRLKEDGMDVLSSLQLWRADIHLIEGMFGTGILSYFSFLRFLVLLNFIMFLLMFVFVMLPVIITSHSTHNITYSSSNGSECSVYLGSSRQGLVVFHEHITDLLSGTGFLEHTYLFYGYYKLEFIHSHFTYNLPLAYLLATITYLLLSLLWIVKRSAAGFKRKLIQDEDRFQSFCNKVFAGWDFCITNENAARLKRSSLLYELKMDLEEERIKRKMANRTRGEKCRIYALRAALNLFVMAVLVACFYCIYVATVFSQRKQAEDQKSNFLLELVVEYLPSIVITLANFITPLIFNLIISFEDYSPAFEIRFTLMRCVFMRLASIGVLLFSLWVQITSCAATDCPCGYNHQLYPCWETHVGQEMYKLVIFDFLIIAAVTIFVEFPRKIIVNYCDCGLAKWWGQQEFGIPQNVLEIVYGQTICWIGTFYCPLLPAINTVKYILVFYLKKVSLVTNCRPSTRPFRASSSHFFFLVVLLIGLALACVPVVVSIAEIRSSRACGPFVSYSTSWEVVPRVVSQLPTGLRSFLQALASEAFAVSFFVITCLGMFYVIALAGAHKRVIEQLRDQLVMEGRDKRFLIQKLCQAQQVVYARSPERRPLRGFRGHRNDAGLYLVELETQA is encoded by the exons ATGCAGGAGAAGCAGCACGAGAA gCAGCAGCGTCTCCAGCAGGGCGGCGCTCTCACCGGCTGGGGTTTGTGGAGACTCAATGTCCATCGATCTCTGAAGCGTCTCAAGGAGGACGGGATGGATGTCCTCTCGTCTCTGCAGCTCTGGAGGGCAGATATTCATCTCATCGAGG GAATGTTTGGGACGGGAATCCTGTCGTATTTTTCATTCCTGCGCTTCCTGGTGCTTCTGAATTTCATCATGTTTCTgctgatgtttgtgtttgtgatgcTGCCAGTGATTATCAcatcacacagcacacacaacatcacctacagcagcagcaacg GGAGCGAGTGCAGTGTGTATCTGGGTTCTTCTCGGCAGGGTCTCGTCGTGTTTCATGAGCACATCACAGACCTGCTGTCTGGAACG ggcttCCTGGAGCACACGTACCTCTTCTATGGTTACTATAAGCTGGAGTTCATTCATTCCCACTTCACCTACAACCTGCCGCTGGCGTATCTGCTGGCCACCATCACATACCTGCTGCTGAGCCTGCTGTGGATCGTCAAGAG GTCTGCGGCTGGTTTCAAGCGCAAGCTCATACAAGACGAGGACCGCTTCCAGAGCTTCTGCAATAAGGTGTTTGCCGGCTGGGACTTCTGCATCACTAACGAGAATGCTGCGCGTCTCAAGCGGAGCAGCTTACTGTACGAGCTCAAG ATGGATCTAGAGGAGGAGCGAATCAAGCGCAAGATGGCGAATCGCACGCGCGGCGAGAAGTGTCGCATCTACGCTCTCAGAGCCGCTCTCAATCTCTTCGTCATGGCCGTCCTGGTCGCCTGCTTCTACTGCATCTATGTGGCCACGGTCTTCTCACAGCGGAAGCAGGCCGAG GATCAGAAGAGTAACTTCCTGCTGGAGCTGGTCGTGGAGTATCTGCCCTCCATTGTCATCACACTGGCTAACTTCATCACGCCGCTGATCTTCAACCTCATCATCAGCTTCGAGGACTATTCGCCTGCGTTTGAGATCCGCTTCACATTAATGAG gtgtgtgttcatgcgTTTGGCCAGTATCGGTGTGCTGCTCTTCTCTCTGTGGGTCCAGATCACATCCTGTGCAGCTACAGACTGTCCCTGCGGCTACAACCATCAGCTCTACCCC TGCTGGGAGACTCATGTTGGGCAGGAGATGTATAAGCTGGTGATCTTTGACTTCCTGATCATTGCTGCCGTCACCATCTTCGTGGAGTTTCCGAGGAA GATCATCGTGAATTATTGTGACTGTGGTTTGGCCAAGTGGTGGGGTCAGCAGGAGTTCGGCATCCCACAGAACGTGCTGGAGATCGTTTACGGCCAGACCATCTGCTGGATAGGGACCTTCTACTGCCCTCTGCTTCCTGCCATCAACACCGTCAAATACATCCTCGTCTTCTACCTGAAAAAG GTGTCTCTGGTGACCAACTGTCGTCCCTCCACCCGTCCGTTCCGAGCCTCCAGCTCTCACTTCTTCTTCCTGGTGGTGCTCCTGATCGGCCTGGCTCTGGCCTGCGTCCCTGTCGTCGTCAGTATagcaga GATCCGTTCATCTCGAGCGTGCGGTCCGTTCGTGAGCTACAGCACGTCGTGGGAGGTGGTGCCTCGGGTGGTGTCCCAGCTGCCCACCGGCCTGCGCTCCTTCCTGCAGGCGCTCGCCTCCGAGGCCTTCGCCGTGTCCTTCTTCGTCATCACCTG tctGGGGATGTTCTATGTCATCGCCTTGGCTGGAGCTCATAAGCGTGTAATTGAACAGCTCCGAGATCAGCTGGTCATG GAGGGTCGTGATAAGCGTTTCCTCATTCAGAAGTTGTGTCAGGCTCAGCAGGTCGTGTACGCTCGTTCTCCGGAGCGCAGGCCTCTGCGTGGCTTTCGTGGACACCGTAACGACGCTGGACTGTATTTGGTGGAGCTAGAGACGCAGGCGTGA
- the LOC128018360 gene encoding transmembrane channel-like protein 7 isoform X3, protein MDLEEERIKRKMANRTRGEKCRIYALRAALNLFVMAVLVACFYCIYVATVFSQRKQAEDQKSNFLLELVVEYLPSIVITLANFITPLIFNLIISFEDYSPAFEIRFTLMRCVFMRLASIGVLLFSLWVQITSCAATDCPCGYNHQLYPCWETHVGQEMYKLVIFDFLIIAAVTIFVEFPRKIIVNYCDCGLAKWWGQQEFGIPQNVLEIVYGQTICWIGTFYCPLLPAINTVKYILVFYLKKVSLVTNCRPSTRPFRASSSHFFFLVVLLIGLALACVPVVVSIAEIRSSRACGPFVSYSTSWEVVPRVVSQLPTGLRSFLQALASEAFAVSFFVITCLGMFYVIALAGAHKRVIEQLRDQLVMEGRDKRFLIQKLCQAQQVVYARSPERRPLRGFRGHRNDAGLYLVELETQA, encoded by the exons ATGGATCTAGAGGAGGAGCGAATCAAGCGCAAGATGGCGAATCGCACGCGCGGCGAGAAGTGTCGCATCTACGCTCTCAGAGCCGCTCTCAATCTCTTCGTCATGGCCGTCCTGGTCGCCTGCTTCTACTGCATCTATGTGGCCACGGTCTTCTCACAGCGGAAGCAGGCCGAG GATCAGAAGAGTAACTTCCTGCTGGAGCTGGTCGTGGAGTATCTGCCCTCCATTGTCATCACACTGGCTAACTTCATCACGCCGCTGATCTTCAACCTCATCATCAGCTTCGAGGACTATTCGCCTGCGTTTGAGATCCGCTTCACATTAATGAG gtgtgtgttcatgcgTTTGGCCAGTATCGGTGTGCTGCTCTTCTCTCTGTGGGTCCAGATCACATCCTGTGCAGCTACAGACTGTCCCTGCGGCTACAACCATCAGCTCTACCCC TGCTGGGAGACTCATGTTGGGCAGGAGATGTATAAGCTGGTGATCTTTGACTTCCTGATCATTGCTGCCGTCACCATCTTCGTGGAGTTTCCGAGGAA GATCATCGTGAATTATTGTGACTGTGGTTTGGCCAAGTGGTGGGGTCAGCAGGAGTTCGGCATCCCACAGAACGTGCTGGAGATCGTTTACGGCCAGACCATCTGCTGGATAGGGACCTTCTACTGCCCTCTGCTTCCTGCCATCAACACCGTCAAATACATCCTCGTCTTCTACCTGAAAAAG GTGTCTCTGGTGACCAACTGTCGTCCCTCCACCCGTCCGTTCCGAGCCTCCAGCTCTCACTTCTTCTTCCTGGTGGTGCTCCTGATCGGCCTGGCTCTGGCCTGCGTCCCTGTCGTCGTCAGTATagcaga GATCCGTTCATCTCGAGCGTGCGGTCCGTTCGTGAGCTACAGCACGTCGTGGGAGGTGGTGCCTCGGGTGGTGTCCCAGCTGCCCACCGGCCTGCGCTCCTTCCTGCAGGCGCTCGCCTCCGAGGCCTTCGCCGTGTCCTTCTTCGTCATCACCTG tctGGGGATGTTCTATGTCATCGCCTTGGCTGGAGCTCATAAGCGTGTAATTGAACAGCTCCGAGATCAGCTGGTCATG GAGGGTCGTGATAAGCGTTTCCTCATTCAGAAGTTGTGTCAGGCTCAGCAGGTCGTGTACGCTCGTTCTCCGGAGCGCAGGCCTCTGCGTGGCTTTCGTGGACACCGTAACGACGCTGGACTGTATTTGGTGGAGCTAGAGACGCAGGCGTGA
- the LOC128018360 gene encoding transmembrane channel-like protein 7 isoform X1 has product MDAPDAVFVPDRRAPSSHLLLEQLPSYQSLLYRRKTSSSSRRRGSGRGRQPSINSGKWAEQKPVHSGEELKPVRELPKSMQEKQHEKQQRLQQGGALTGWGLWRLNVHRSLKRLKEDGMDVLSSLQLWRADIHLIEGMFGTGILSYFSFLRFLVLLNFIMFLLMFVFVMLPVIITSHSTHNITYSSSNGSECSVYLGSSRQGLVVFHEHITDLLSGTGFLEHTYLFYGYYKLEFIHSHFTYNLPLAYLLATITYLLLSLLWIVKRSAAGFKRKLIQDEDRFQSFCNKVFAGWDFCITNENAARLKRSSLLYELKMDLEEERIKRKMANRTRGEKCRIYALRAALNLFVMAVLVACFYCIYVATVFSQRKQAEDQKSNFLLELVVEYLPSIVITLANFITPLIFNLIISFEDYSPAFEIRFTLMRCVFMRLASIGVLLFSLWVQITSCAATDCPCGYNHQLYPCWETHVGQEMYKLVIFDFLIIAAVTIFVEFPRKIIVNYCDCGLAKWWGQQEFGIPQNVLEIVYGQTICWIGTFYCPLLPAINTVKYILVFYLKKVSLVTNCRPSTRPFRASSSHFFFLVVLLIGLALACVPVVVSIAEIRSSRACGPFVSYSTSWEVVPRVVSQLPTGLRSFLQALASEAFAVSFFVITCLGMFYVIALAGAHKRVIEQLRDQLVMEGRDKRFLIQKLCQAQQVVYARSPERRPLRGFRGHRNDAGLYLVELETQA; this is encoded by the exons TGTTCGTCCCGGACCGACGGGCTCCTTCCAGTCACCTCCTGCTGGAGCAGCTCCCCAGCTATCAGTCTCTGCTGTACCGGAGGAAGACCAGCTCCAGCAGCAGGAGGCGGGGCAGTGGGCGGGGCAGACAGCCATCAATCAACAGTGGGAAATGGGCGGAGCAGAAACCTGTCCACAGCGGGGAGGAGCTCAAACCTGTGAGGGAGCTTCCCAAGAGCATGCAGGAGAAGCAGCACGAGAA gCAGCAGCGTCTCCAGCAGGGCGGCGCTCTCACCGGCTGGGGTTTGTGGAGACTCAATGTCCATCGATCTCTGAAGCGTCTCAAGGAGGACGGGATGGATGTCCTCTCGTCTCTGCAGCTCTGGAGGGCAGATATTCATCTCATCGAGG GAATGTTTGGGACGGGAATCCTGTCGTATTTTTCATTCCTGCGCTTCCTGGTGCTTCTGAATTTCATCATGTTTCTgctgatgtttgtgtttgtgatgcTGCCAGTGATTATCAcatcacacagcacacacaacatcacctacagcagcagcaacg GGAGCGAGTGCAGTGTGTATCTGGGTTCTTCTCGGCAGGGTCTCGTCGTGTTTCATGAGCACATCACAGACCTGCTGTCTGGAACG ggcttCCTGGAGCACACGTACCTCTTCTATGGTTACTATAAGCTGGAGTTCATTCATTCCCACTTCACCTACAACCTGCCGCTGGCGTATCTGCTGGCCACCATCACATACCTGCTGCTGAGCCTGCTGTGGATCGTCAAGAG GTCTGCGGCTGGTTTCAAGCGCAAGCTCATACAAGACGAGGACCGCTTCCAGAGCTTCTGCAATAAGGTGTTTGCCGGCTGGGACTTCTGCATCACTAACGAGAATGCTGCGCGTCTCAAGCGGAGCAGCTTACTGTACGAGCTCAAG ATGGATCTAGAGGAGGAGCGAATCAAGCGCAAGATGGCGAATCGCACGCGCGGCGAGAAGTGTCGCATCTACGCTCTCAGAGCCGCTCTCAATCTCTTCGTCATGGCCGTCCTGGTCGCCTGCTTCTACTGCATCTATGTGGCCACGGTCTTCTCACAGCGGAAGCAGGCCGAG GATCAGAAGAGTAACTTCCTGCTGGAGCTGGTCGTGGAGTATCTGCCCTCCATTGTCATCACACTGGCTAACTTCATCACGCCGCTGATCTTCAACCTCATCATCAGCTTCGAGGACTATTCGCCTGCGTTTGAGATCCGCTTCACATTAATGAG gtgtgtgttcatgcgTTTGGCCAGTATCGGTGTGCTGCTCTTCTCTCTGTGGGTCCAGATCACATCCTGTGCAGCTACAGACTGTCCCTGCGGCTACAACCATCAGCTCTACCCC TGCTGGGAGACTCATGTTGGGCAGGAGATGTATAAGCTGGTGATCTTTGACTTCCTGATCATTGCTGCCGTCACCATCTTCGTGGAGTTTCCGAGGAA GATCATCGTGAATTATTGTGACTGTGGTTTGGCCAAGTGGTGGGGTCAGCAGGAGTTCGGCATCCCACAGAACGTGCTGGAGATCGTTTACGGCCAGACCATCTGCTGGATAGGGACCTTCTACTGCCCTCTGCTTCCTGCCATCAACACCGTCAAATACATCCTCGTCTTCTACCTGAAAAAG GTGTCTCTGGTGACCAACTGTCGTCCCTCCACCCGTCCGTTCCGAGCCTCCAGCTCTCACTTCTTCTTCCTGGTGGTGCTCCTGATCGGCCTGGCTCTGGCCTGCGTCCCTGTCGTCGTCAGTATagcaga GATCCGTTCATCTCGAGCGTGCGGTCCGTTCGTGAGCTACAGCACGTCGTGGGAGGTGGTGCCTCGGGTGGTGTCCCAGCTGCCCACCGGCCTGCGCTCCTTCCTGCAGGCGCTCGCCTCCGAGGCCTTCGCCGTGTCCTTCTTCGTCATCACCTG tctGGGGATGTTCTATGTCATCGCCTTGGCTGGAGCTCATAAGCGTGTAATTGAACAGCTCCGAGATCAGCTGGTCATG GAGGGTCGTGATAAGCGTTTCCTCATTCAGAAGTTGTGTCAGGCTCAGCAGGTCGTGTACGCTCGTTCTCCGGAGCGCAGGCCTCTGCGTGGCTTTCGTGGACACCGTAACGACGCTGGACTGTATTTGGTGGAGCTAGAGACGCAGGCGTGA